In Phyllobacterium zundukense, one DNA window encodes the following:
- a CDS encoding formylglycine-generating enzyme family protein, with protein MTVVIERANLDEQPVSKDGQLWIPGKTFIMGSDKHYSEEAPAHPVKVDGFWIDETPVTNRQFAEFVKATGYVTFAEKAPDPKDYPGALPHMLKAGSLMFDPPSGPVTSPDITQWWTFKFGADWKHPYGRRSDLRGKLDHPVVHVAWCDARAYAGWAGKDLPTEAEWELAARGGLDDAEFAWGDELTLGGRQMANTWQGIFPHHNLRSQGHDRTSPVRSFPPNGYGVYDMIGNVWEWTGDFWSTRHPEPAAKACCIPVNPRGGAIDASYDPGQPEIRIPRRVLKGGSHLCAPNYCRRYRPAARHAEPEDTSTSHVGFRCVKRL; from the coding sequence ATGACAGTCGTAATTGAGCGGGCGAACCTCGATGAACAGCCAGTATCGAAGGACGGCCAGCTCTGGATTCCTGGAAAAACCTTCATCATGGGATCGGACAAGCATTACTCCGAGGAAGCACCGGCCCATCCGGTCAAGGTCGATGGCTTCTGGATTGACGAAACACCCGTCACCAATCGCCAGTTCGCAGAATTCGTCAAAGCCACCGGATACGTGACATTCGCCGAAAAGGCACCCGACCCCAAGGACTACCCCGGAGCACTTCCTCACATGCTCAAGGCGGGGTCGCTGATGTTCGATCCCCCAAGCGGACCCGTCACGAGCCCCGACATCACCCAGTGGTGGACATTCAAATTCGGTGCCGATTGGAAACACCCCTATGGCCGCAGGAGCGACCTGCGGGGCAAGCTCGATCATCCCGTGGTGCATGTCGCCTGGTGCGACGCCAGGGCCTATGCCGGCTGGGCCGGCAAGGATCTGCCGACCGAGGCGGAATGGGAACTTGCCGCGCGCGGCGGGCTGGATGACGCAGAATTTGCCTGGGGTGATGAGTTGACGCTCGGCGGGCGGCAAATGGCCAACACCTGGCAAGGCATATTCCCCCATCACAACCTTCGCTCCCAAGGCCATGACCGGACATCGCCCGTCCGCAGTTTCCCACCCAACGGCTATGGCGTTTACGACATGATCGGAAATGTGTGGGAGTGGACGGGCGATTTCTGGTCCACCCGCCACCCGGAGCCCGCGGCAAAAGCCTGCTGCATCCCTGTTAATCCGCGCGGCGGGGCAATCGACGCCAGCTACGACCCCGGACAACCCGAAATCCGAATTCCAAGGCGCGTTCTCAAAGGCGGCTCTCACCTTTGCGCACCCAATTATTGCCGGCGCTATCGTCCTGCCGCCCGCCATGCCGAGCCGGAGGATACGTCCACGAGCCATGTCGGATTCCGCTGCGTCAAGCGGCTGTAA
- a CDS encoding histidine kinase, translated as MKILRRYNDYWNISAVSALLRRLGLMFPGGKPVRADMTANASTITSVLYGFFLVLSLAAIVAVFVVGVRESRERMIFQSKIQLRQKTALLEAYVSKILEANDMVLKSIAAEIDPMPWSEITASQDVSKLLATQKQYLKHSGVIALVNPEGWLVSYSEGFPAKTFNVTDRDYFRFHRDRPSELTFIGEPIVGRVYGKSSLTMSKALRQPDGGFGGLILITMPIEYFLNLFNGAASPSDVAQFLREDGKVVVNVPFREGSVTTPEWFAQAIADNPKVGVVNYRSSSEGIDRLVAYRKVGEFPFYVTFGIDERILLTGWRQSVRVYGGVLGIALAGCTAAAWLARRRSVALIHSNESLREVSERLLVSQDEQRRSIARDLHDSTGQHLIGAAMELENVKSRMPNLDNETLASLKRTAELISRSNEELRTLSYLLHPPMLDESGLPNALELLVAGFEERSGFEIELRVDPDLGTKRPRADVELAIFRIVQEGLTNIYRHSRARKATIRLVRQGLEPHPVLSLTVRDDGVGIERRSRRRMGVGLSGMEARLRPFDGTLHISTGKTGTTISVKVRA; from the coding sequence TTGAAAATTCTGCGCAGATATAATGACTACTGGAACATTTCGGCTGTTTCTGCACTTCTGCGGCGCCTCGGCCTGATGTTTCCGGGCGGAAAGCCAGTTCGGGCCGATATGACCGCGAATGCCAGTACAATCACATCGGTATTATACGGCTTCTTTCTGGTCCTCAGTCTCGCTGCCATCGTGGCGGTCTTCGTTGTCGGCGTTCGCGAAAGCAGGGAACGGATGATATTCCAGTCCAAGATACAGCTTCGCCAGAAGACTGCCCTGCTGGAAGCCTATGTAAGCAAGATACTCGAGGCGAACGACATGGTGCTCAAGAGCATTGCGGCGGAGATCGACCCGATGCCCTGGTCCGAAATTACCGCCTCGCAAGACGTATCGAAGCTGTTGGCCACCCAGAAGCAATATCTGAAGCATTCGGGCGTGATCGCGCTGGTAAACCCGGAGGGATGGCTCGTCTCCTATAGCGAGGGCTTCCCCGCAAAAACGTTCAATGTAACGGACCGCGATTATTTCCGCTTCCATCGTGACCGCCCCTCGGAGCTTACCTTCATAGGCGAACCGATCGTCGGCCGGGTCTACGGGAAATCGTCGCTGACGATGAGCAAGGCGCTACGCCAGCCGGACGGGGGATTTGGCGGTCTGATATTGATCACGATGCCAATCGAATATTTCCTCAATCTGTTCAACGGAGCTGCCTCTCCGTCGGATGTCGCGCAGTTTCTGCGCGAGGACGGGAAAGTGGTGGTGAATGTTCCGTTCCGGGAAGGCAGCGTGACTACGCCTGAGTGGTTTGCCCAAGCGATTGCCGACAATCCCAAAGTGGGTGTTGTCAATTACCGGTCCTCTTCGGAAGGGATCGACCGCCTGGTGGCCTATCGCAAGGTCGGAGAATTTCCTTTCTACGTGACGTTTGGAATAGACGAGAGGATATTGCTCACCGGCTGGAGACAGTCCGTGCGCGTTTACGGTGGCGTTTTGGGCATCGCGCTGGCGGGCTGCACGGCGGCGGCATGGCTTGCGCGCCGCCGTTCGGTCGCGTTGATACACTCGAATGAGTCTCTGCGGGAAGTGAGCGAACGGCTTCTGGTTTCGCAGGACGAGCAGCGCCGCTCCATTGCCCGGGACCTGCACGACTCCACCGGTCAACATCTGATCGGCGCGGCCATGGAACTGGAAAATGTGAAGTCGCGCATGCCGAATCTCGACAACGAAACGCTGGCGTCGCTGAAGCGCACGGCGGAACTCATTTCCCGGAGCAACGAGGAACTGCGGACGCTGTCCTACTTGCTTCATCCACCCATGCTGGACGAATCCGGCCTGCCTAACGCGCTGGAACTGCTTGTCGCCGGATTTGAGGAACGGAGCGGTTTCGAAATCGAACTGCGGGTGGACCCGGATCTTGGCACGAAGCGGCCGCGCGCGGATGTGGAACTGGCCATTTTCCGCATTGTGCAGGAGGGCCTGACCAATATCTATCGGCACTCCCGGGCCCGAAAAGCGACGATCCGGCTGGTCCGTCAGGGCCTCGAACCCCATCCGGTTCTGTCGCTTACCGTAAGGGATGACGGCGTTGGAATAGAGCGGCGAAGCCGCAGGCGCATGGGCGTCGGCCTTTCAGGCATGGAGGCACGCCTGCGGCCTTTCGACGGCACGCTGCATATCTCCACCGGCAAGACGGGAACGACGATTTCCGTCAAGGTCCGGGCCTAG
- a CDS encoding fused MFS/spermidine synthase — translation MVVHSHLAEPKIHHSDFSTPMSDERSRAQFLWPALLLFASGFSALVFQVVWVRQLSLIVGIDVYAVTAGVCAFMAGLAIGGMAFGRSIDRSASPFRFYALLEAGVAICGVAVTIGLSHYAASFARLENVSAILACTTVFAFVGIPAILMGGTLPALIRSLAAANRDIGLKGGRLYAANTTGAIAGTLAAAFVLIPHLGISGSAYAAAGFSLLAALGALGLGLWRKLSVDVPRKTQPRPFSGDVRLALGLYSVAGGVALGYEVIWTQSIVQFMSTRTFAFAIVLATYLFGLALGSALAAKRIDRIRNVWSVFGLLIAGAGLVALLGVAFLGSWIIAAQSIAEYWALQLSGNQLAGMSARFAVASIAIVLPTTILLGAAFPAAMKLVIADGHVGRGVGMVSACNTFGGIIGTAVTGFILIPSYGFVGSFGILAVVAAAIGVIAVFRNVSMVRWHRGAAAAMCAAALMLAFLIPADRFASLLPGAQSGKLVFYEEGLGATVAVVEQGRDRKFRRLYIQGVSNTGDSLPSLRYMRLQALLPLITIQKQPQSAMVVGLGTGITAGALLAYTGLDQRVAAELLPAVERASTLFNGNYHVASDPRLDIRLRDGRRELLANADTYDLVTLEPPPPSAAGVANLYSTDFYRLAATRLRPGGMVAQWLPLPTQNDEDTRSLVRSFIDVFPHSTLWTTELHEMMLVGSLEPMKLDVARMTTRFEQPEVRLALREVGINSLPELMATWVTDRAGLETYAGNAPAVTDDWPRIEYASWVRPDTFTIVLPKLMNLATDPPLENADAAFNAAMETERDVLHTFYRAGLSAYQGDRKGWQRSASRVGALASDNAYYAWFFGGERR, via the coding sequence ATGGTCGTCCACTCTCATCTTGCCGAGCCGAAAATTCACCACTCAGATTTCAGTACCCCAATGTCCGATGAACGCTCCCGTGCACAATTCCTCTGGCCAGCACTTCTGCTTTTCGCCTCGGGGTTTTCTGCGCTGGTTTTTCAGGTCGTCTGGGTCCGGCAATTGTCGCTGATCGTCGGCATCGACGTCTATGCGGTGACGGCGGGCGTTTGCGCATTCATGGCGGGACTGGCCATCGGAGGCATGGCGTTTGGACGATCCATCGACCGCTCTGCAAGTCCATTCCGGTTCTATGCGCTGCTTGAAGCCGGTGTCGCAATTTGCGGAGTTGCCGTAACGATCGGCCTTTCCCATTATGCGGCTTCCTTTGCTCGTCTCGAGAATGTTTCGGCAATACTCGCCTGTACGACGGTATTCGCCTTCGTGGGTATCCCCGCAATCCTGATGGGCGGCACACTGCCCGCGCTGATCCGTTCACTGGCTGCTGCCAACCGGGATATCGGCCTCAAGGGTGGCCGTCTTTATGCAGCAAACACGACGGGGGCAATTGCCGGCACCCTCGCTGCCGCCTTCGTACTCATTCCTCACCTGGGCATCTCCGGATCGGCCTACGCGGCCGCCGGGTTCAGCCTGCTTGCAGCGCTCGGCGCTCTCGGCCTCGGCTTGTGGCGAAAGTTGAGCGTGGATGTGCCGCGAAAGACGCAACCCAGACCCTTCTCTGGCGATGTCCGGCTTGCGCTCGGTCTCTATTCGGTGGCTGGTGGTGTGGCCCTCGGCTACGAGGTGATCTGGACGCAGTCCATCGTCCAGTTCATGAGCACGCGAACCTTTGCCTTCGCCATCGTCCTTGCAACCTATCTTTTTGGATTGGCGCTTGGTTCCGCGCTCGCGGCGAAAAGGATCGACAGAATTCGCAACGTCTGGAGCGTCTTTGGCCTGCTCATCGCAGGCGCGGGGCTGGTGGCCTTGCTCGGGGTGGCGTTCCTTGGCAGCTGGATCATTGCCGCGCAATCGATCGCCGAATATTGGGCCCTGCAGCTCAGCGGCAACCAATTGGCCGGTATGTCGGCGCGCTTCGCCGTGGCGTCGATCGCCATTGTTCTGCCAACCACAATCCTGCTCGGCGCCGCCTTTCCGGCGGCGATGAAACTGGTCATCGCGGATGGTCACGTCGGACGCGGTGTCGGCATGGTGAGTGCGTGCAACACGTTTGGCGGCATTATCGGCACCGCCGTCACAGGGTTCATCCTGATCCCAAGCTACGGTTTTGTCGGATCCTTCGGCATCCTGGCTGTCGTGGCGGCGGCAATCGGGGTGATTGCCGTATTTCGCAACGTCAGCATGGTGCGTTGGCATCGCGGCGCAGCAGCAGCCATGTGCGCGGCTGCGCTCATGCTGGCGTTCCTTATTCCTGCCGACCGTTTCGCAAGCCTCCTTCCAGGCGCGCAGAGCGGTAAACTCGTGTTTTACGAGGAGGGGCTTGGTGCGACCGTTGCCGTGGTCGAACAGGGACGCGACAGAAAATTCCGCCGGCTCTACATCCAGGGTGTTTCCAATACCGGCGATTCCCTTCCATCGCTGCGCTATATGCGGCTGCAGGCGCTGCTCCCCTTGATTACCATACAAAAACAGCCCCAGTCGGCGATGGTGGTGGGCCTCGGCACTGGTATTACGGCAGGCGCGCTTCTCGCCTATACTGGACTGGACCAGAGGGTTGCCGCCGAACTTCTCCCCGCAGTGGAACGGGCATCGACACTGTTCAACGGCAATTATCATGTTGCGTCTGATCCCCGGCTCGATATCCGCTTGCGGGACGGAAGACGCGAACTCCTTGCGAATGCGGACACTTATGACCTTGTGACGCTCGAACCGCCTCCACCTTCAGCTGCGGGCGTCGCCAATCTCTATTCCACAGACTTCTATCGTCTCGCAGCGACCCGGCTTCGCCCGGGAGGCATGGTGGCGCAATGGCTCCCCTTGCCCACGCAGAACGACGAGGACACCCGCTCGCTGGTTCGCAGTTTCATCGACGTTTTCCCGCACTCAACGCTGTGGACGACGGAATTGCATGAAATGATGCTCGTCGGGTCACTTGAGCCGATGAAACTCGACGTCGCCCGCATGACCACGCGCTTTGAGCAGCCTGAGGTCCGGCTCGCACTGCGTGAAGTCGGCATCAATTCACTGCCGGAGCTGATGGCAACCTGGGTCACTGACCGCGCAGGCCTGGAGACCTATGCCGGAAATGCGCCAGCTGTCACTGACGACTGGCCGCGCATCGAATATGCCTCCTGGGTACGGCCCGACACATTTACGATAGTCCTGCCCAAATTGATGAACCTTGCCACCGACCCGCCGCTCGAAAACGCCGATGCCGCGTTCAATGCGGCAATGGAGACCGAGCGCGATGTCTTGCACACCTTCTACCGGGCAGGCCTGAGCGCATACCAGGGCGACCGCAAGGGTTGGCAGCGCAGCGCCTCGCGCGTGGGCGCCCTTGCTTCGGACAATGCTTACTATGCGTGGTTCTTCGGCGGAGAACGGCGATGA